One window of the Eucalyptus grandis isolate ANBG69807.140 chromosome 8, ASM1654582v1, whole genome shotgun sequence genome contains the following:
- the LOC120287104 gene encoding high mobility group B protein 6-like: MQEMIKKLKVEKAKMENMLKKRDEMIRQKDRELKAKDRELEKFRCEFKKLQKLQDLKPAMMFPIGHTERDIKHMKEKKKGFFEERRPSTPYIPSCKDRWNKIEEKKFYEKKDQDISTKVLRMGLNRLKHEMKVTNERLDLMSSNLKILIGDMSNTKTELSEKKGNETKAQVELTP, encoded by the coding sequence ATGCAGGAGATGATAAAGAAGCTAAAAGTTGAGAAGGCAAAGATGGAGAATATGTTGAAGAAAAGGGATGAGATGATAAGGCAGAAGGATCGAGAGCTCAAGGCAAAAGATAGGGAGCTAGAGAAGTTCCGATGTGAGTTCAAGAAGCTGCAGAAGCTTCAGGATCTCAAGCCCGCTATGATGTTCCCAATTGGTCATACTGAGAGAGATATCAAAcacatgaaggagaagaagaaaggtttcTTTGAGGAAAGGAGGCCATCTACACCCTACATCCCATCGTGCAAGGATAGGTGGAATAAGATTgaggagaagaaattttatgagaaaaaggaTCAAGATATCTCCACTAAAGTGCTTCGGATGGGACTCAATCGGTTGAAGCATGAAATGAAAGTCACAAATGAGAGGCTTGATCTAATGAGTTCCAATCTCAAAATTCTTATAGGAGATATGTCGAATACGAAGACTGAATTGAGTGAGAAGAAGGGAAATGAGACTAAAGCACAAGTCGAATTGACACCGTAG